A stretch of DNA from Rathayibacter sp. VKM Ac-2762:
GCCGGCGGAACGGCCAGGTAGGCGATGCGGAGCCACGGCGAGACGGTCTTCGAGAACGACCCGACATGGGCGACTCCGCCGCCGGAGTCGAGCGAGGCGAGCGCGGGCAGCGGGGCGCCGACGTAGCGGAACTCGCTGTCGTAGTCGTCCTCCACCACGAGCAGGGGGCCGGCCGACGCGCGGCGCACCAGCTCCAGGCGCTCGGCGAGGGCGAGCCTGCCTCCGGTCGGGTACTGGTGCGACGGAGTCACGACGACCACGTCCGCGCCGGAGCTCGCGAGAGCGTCGAGGTCGATGCCGTCGCCGCGCACCGGGACGCCGACGACCTCGTGCCCGTCGGCGCGCAGGCGGCGCCGGACGGCCGGGTAGCCGGGGTCCTCGACGGCGACGCGCACCTCGCGTCCGAGCGAGGCCGAGGCGGCGCGGGCCAGGAGCGCGACGGCGCCCGCGGTGCCGCTGGTCACCACCATGTCCGACGCCTGCACGTCGACGCCGCGGGACCGGCGCAGCTGCTCGGCGATCTGCTCCCGCAGGGCCGGGTCCCCGGAACCCCGAGGAGGCGCCGAGGGCGGCGAGGCGAGCGCCAGGCGCCAGGCGGCCCGCCACTCCGGGGTGTCGAGGGCGCGGGTGTCCGGCCGGCCCGGCCTCAGGTCCGCCGCGGCGGGCGGGACGACGGTCTCCCGGTACTCCGGCCGCGGCTCCTGCGGCGCCGGCGCCAGCAGTCCGTCGGAGGCGACCGTCACCGCTGCGCGCGGGTGGGCGACGAGGTAGCCCTCCCCCACCAGCTGGTCCACCGCGGCGACGACGGAGCCCCGCGAGACGCCGAGCCGCTCGGCGAGCACGCGGCTCGACGGGATCGGATCGCCCGCCCGGTAGCGCCCGTCCAGCACCGCCTGGCGCAGCGCCTCGGCGAGCCCGGCGCGGACCGAGCCGCGCGGCGACGGCCCGAGGAGGAGCGGGATCTCCAGATCGCCCGACGCCATCGACCGCTCCGCTCTGGACCACTCCGATCGCGGCCCAGTGGCATCCTGGCAGATCCAGTCGGCGCGGGACGATTCCGACATGGACAGCCTCCCCGTCACCGACCGCACCCGCGTCTCCCGTCTCCGCGACCGCCAGCGCACCGATCCCGCCGAGCTGCACGCCCTGCTCGACGAGGCGCTCGTCGCCCACGTCGCCGTCGTGCGGGACGGCGCCGCGATCGTGCTGCCGATCCTCTTCGCCCGCGACGGCGACTCCCTCCTGCTGCACGGGTCGAGCGGCGGAGGACTGCTGCGGGAGGCGGCGCGGCACTCGCTCCTCACCGCTTCCGTCACGCTGGTCGACGGACTGGTCGTCGCCCGCTCCACCTTCGACAGCTCGATGAACTACCGCTCGGCGATGGTGATCGGCCGGGCCGAGGTGCTGGAGGGCGAGGAGAAGGCGCGGGCCCTCGATCTGCTGGTGGCACGCCTCCTGCCGGGGCGCGACGAGGAGGTGCGAGCGAGCACCGCCCGCGAGATCGCGGCCACGCTGGTGCTGCGCCTCCCCCTGGCCGAGGCGAGCCTGAAGGTGCGCGCGCACGGAGCCGGCGACGAGCCGGAGGCCGGGGTCTGGGCGGGCGTCGTGCCGCTGGTCACCCGCACGCTCGCGCCGGTGCCGACGGAGGAGGGCGTCGCGGTCCCGGAGTCGGTCCGCCGCTTCAGCGCTGCGGTCGACGGCGCGGTGCCGCCCTGGCGCTGAGCGGACCGGCCGTCGCGGTGCGGTCCGCTACTTGGCGTCCTGACGGGGGAAGACGACCTTCTGCACGACGATGATCACCGAGGCCGCGACCGGGATCGCGACCAGGGCGCCGAGCACGCCCGCGATGGTGCCGCCCGCCACCGCCGCGATCACGACGACCGCACCGGGGACCGAGACGGCCTTGTTCATGATGCGGGGGCTGAGGAGGTACGCCTCGACCTGCATGTAGACGAGGTAGTAGATCGCGGCGACCAGCGCGGTCAGCGGCGAGGCCAGGAGGCAGGCGAGCGAGATGATCACGGCGCCCGAGAGCGTGCCGACCAGCGGGATCAGGGAGCCGAGGAACGCGACGCAGGCCAGCAGCGCCGGCACCGGGGCGCCGATCGAGAGCAGCAGGATGAACGTGAGCACGCCGTTCACGCCGGCGAGCGAGACCTGGCCGACCACGTAGCGGCCCACGGCGCCGGTGATCTCGTCGCCGACCTCGTGCGCCTTCGCGCGGTGCGAGGCGGGGGCGAAGCGGTAGGCGACGGCCTTCATCGAGCGCAGCGACGCGAGGAAGTACAGCGTCAGGATCAGCACGATGACGGCGCCGGTCACGCCGCTGGCGATCCCGGTCCCGACCGCGATCAGTCCGCCGCCGAGCGAGAGCAGGTTGTTGGGGTTGCCGATGAAGCTCTGGACGCTCTCGATCAGCTCGTCGATGTCGATCACGCCGCGCAGCTGCTGCTCGAGGTCGAGCACCCACTGCTGCGAGGCGATGTCGGTGACGATCTGCGGGGCGCTCGTGACGAACATCGTCAGCTGCTCGACCAGGATCGGGATGATGTAGACCAGCAGGCCGGCGAAGATCAGCACCACCGCGGCGAAGACCGCCGTGATCGCGAGCGGCCTCGGCAGGCGCTTGCTCTCGAGCCAGGAGACCAGCGGATCGAGGCCGAGCGCGAAGAACAGCGCCACGAAGATGTAGGTCAGCACCGTGCCCAGCTGCACGACGAGGCCGCCCAGGACGAGCGCCACCAGCACGCCGAGCGCGCCGAACAGGCCGATGCGGAAGGAGCGGATCGTGAAGACCGGCTTCTCCGGGTCGGCGGAGACCACGATGTCCGGCTCGACCGCGGGCTGGGCGGGTGCCGACCGGCGCCGGCGGGAGCGGGCGAAGGCGCGCGGGGTCATCATGGGACGAGCGTAGCGGGGCACCGGGAGGCCGCCCGGCGACCGGCCCACCCTTGACGCGGCCGTTCGAGCGGTGCTCCCGCCCGCTCAGCCCTCCGGATCGTGGTCGTCGACCGCGCCGTCGCCCCGGTGCAGAGCGGCGTGCCGCTCCCACTCGGTGAGCAGGTGCTCGATCGCCTCGTGGAAGCGCCGCGTGGCCGCTCCGGGCGACGTGTCGCCGAAGTAGCGGTGCACCCAGCGCTCCAGCCGCTCGACCGACTCCGGATCGTGCTCGGCGCTGTCGATCCGCGCGATGATCGCGGAGGCGTCCTCGGCGTGCAGCCACTCCGCGTCGCCGAGGTAGCCGCTCTCGTCGACCTCGGCCTCGGCGCTGACGGGCCGGGTGACCAGCAGCGGGCGCCCCGTGGCCAGCCGGTCGTAGACCATCGCCGACACGTCGAGGATCGCGAGGTCGGCGGCGGCGAGCTGCCAGCCGAGCTCGGCACCGGTGTCGTGCACGTGACCGGCGCGCGGATCGGCCGCGTTGGCGGCGGCGATCATCGCGACGATCGCCCGGTCGGCCGCGGCGTAGTCGGAGTCGACCGCGCCGCTGCGGGGATGCGGGCGGTAGACGAGCCGGAACCGCGGGTCGGCCAGGAGCCCGCGCACGAGGGCCGTGCCGTGGCTCCGGATCGAGCCGTAGCCCGCGGCGGGGCGGTCGCCCTCCCAGGTCGGCGCGTAGAGCACCACGCGGCGCTCGTCGGGCGTGAACGGCACGGCGCCGGCGAAGTGGTCCGCCTGAGGACGGCCGATGGCGAGGGCGCGCCTGTCGAAGTCGTAGTCCCAGAGCACGCGGCGCAGCCGGGCGAGGGCGGCGTCCCCGGCGATCATGCTGTAGTCGTACGCCTTGAACTGGTTCGTCGTCATGTACATCTTGTCGCTCTCGCCGTGATTGACGAAGACGTGCCAGCGGCGCCCGTAGCGCATCATCTGGAAGTTGCGGGCGTTCTGGTTGACGTAGAGCACGATCCGCAGCGGCTGGCTCGCGATGGTGCTCTCGAGGTCGGCGACGGAGCGGACGTAGGCGACCGGGACCGGGCTCTCGCGCAGCAGCACCTCCGCGGCGCCGGCGTTGCGGCTGAGCAGCACGACCGGGTGCGTCTCCGCCAGCTCGGCCAGCGGCCGGTACCACTGCCGCAGCTGGTACAGGTTGATGTCGCCGTCGGCGAAGTAGACGCCGATCTCGAACCGGCCCTCGGGCAGCGGCCCGCGCTCCGCGAGCAGCCGGGTCACCGCGTGGCGGGCCCGGCGAGCCGCGAGCAGCTCGCCGCCCACCTTGCGCGCGAGTCGCGCGTCGGTGCGGAGGCGGGCGATCAGGGCACGGGGAGCGGGAGTCATCCGCCCCAGGGTACCGGCGACGGCCCCCGCGCCGGGGGCGTCGCGCGGGCCGATCAGGCCGGGGTCACCCTCAGCCAGACGAACTGCAGCGGAGCGAGACGGAAGCCCTCGCGCAGGTCGACCGCGATCTCGGTGACCAGGTCGACCGCCTCCGCGGCGAACCCGACGAACCGCTCGGCCGCGACCTCCTGGACCTCGTCCGACACGTTCGCGAGCACGAGCACCGACTCCCCGTCGCCGGGGCGCTGGTAGCCGAGCACGTGGTCGTTGACCGGGTCGAAGACGCTCAGCTCGGTGCCCGCGAACATCGGAACGGCCTTGCGCACGGCGATGAGGTGCAGCAGCCCGCCGAAGACCTCGCTCGCGGCCGTCCCCGGGACCTCGCGCTCGTCGTAGCGCTCCGCGGGGCGGCGGGGACGGTTCACCCAGCGCGAGTCGCCGGCCGTCGTCGGATCGTCGAGGTAGCCGTGGTCGTTGAGCTGGCCGACCTCGTCGCCGAGGTAGAGCAGCGGCAGCCCGCCGGTGCTCAGGGCGATCGAGTGCGCGAGCAGCACGCGGTCGATCCCGTAGGCGTCGCCCGCCTCCACTCCGGCGAGGGACGCGGTGGTGCCCGAGACGCGGCGGTCGCCGGTGCGCGGATTCTCCTGGAACGGCACTCCGCGGGCGAACGTGCCGTCGAACCGGTCCGTGTAGAAGTCGTTGAGGAACCGGCGGTGGCCGGCCGCGTCGATCCCGAGCTCGGCGGCGTCCTCGTCGGCGAAGGTCCAGCCGATGTCGTCGTGCCCGCGCACGTAGTTGACCCAGGCCGTGCCCTCGGGGAGGGCGTGCCGGCGCTCGAGGGCCTGCGAGAGGAGACGGACGTCACGGGTGGCGAGCGCCTCCCAGGTGAGCGCCATCTGCAGCGGGTTGTACGAGAGCTGGCACTCCTCGACGTCGATGTACTCGATCACCTCGTCGGGGTGCACGATCGCCTCGGACTTGAACAGCAGCGCCGGAGCGGCCAGGCGGCAGACCTCGTTGAACGCGCGCAGCAGCAAGTGCGCCTGCGGCTGCGACTCGCAGGTGGTGCCGAGCTCCTTCCAGATGAACGCGACCGCGTCCATCCTCAGGGCGTCGACGCCCTGATTGGCGAGGAAGAGCATCTCTCCCGCCATCGCCCGGAACACCTCGGGGTTGGAGTAGTTGAGGTCCCACTGGTAGCGGTGGAACGTGGCCCAGACCCAGCGCCCGTCCTCCAGCTGAACGAAGGAGCCGGGATGGTCGTCCGGGAAGATCTCGCGCGTCGTGCGCTCGAAGGCGTCGGGCTGCTCCCGGTCCGGGTAGATCCAGTAGTAGTCCTCGAAGCGCTGCTCGCCGGCGAGCGCGCGCTGCGCCCACTCGTGCTCGTTCGAGGTGTGGTTGAAGACGAAGTCGACCACGAGTGCGATGCCCTGCTCGCGCAGCTCGGAGGCCAGCCCGCGGAGCTGCTCCATGTCGCCGAGGTCCGGCCGCACGCGCCGGTAGCTCGAGACCGCGTAGCCCCCGTCCGACTCGCCCTCGGGCGCATCGAAGAGCGGCATCAGGTGCAGGTAGTTCAGGCCGATCTCGCGGAGGTACGGGATCTCGGCGCGCAGCCCCTCGAGGTCGCCCGCGTAGCGGTCGACGTAGCAGACCCCGCCCAGAGCCTTGTTCGAGAGGAACCAGGTCGGGTGCTGCTCGCGGGCGCGGTCGAGCGCGCGGAGCTCCTCGGGCCGCTCCTCCCAGGAGGCGGCGGCGAGCTCGACGATCGCGACCAGCTGGTCCTCGAGGTCGTCGCGGCCGGCGTACACCGTGGCGAGCAGATCGACCAGGCGCGGGAGGTGCTCGTCGAGGCGGCCGGAGAACTCGTCGTCGACGGCGCCGAGGCGCTCGCGGACCGCCGTCAGGAGGTCCGGTCCGGCAGGGGTCGCCTCCGCCTCGGCGCGCTCGGGCGGGGAGAGCTGGGTCGAATCGAACACCGTCGTCCTTTCGGGGGCCCCGGCGGGGGCGGATTCCCCGATGCTAGACGATCGGCGGACGCCCGGCGAACGCCATCCGGAGCACCGTGCGGGCCGAGAGGACGCGCCGGCCGCCCGGATCCGAGCGCCATCCCTCCCGCCAGCCGGCGAACCAGGCGCGCAGGGCGGCCGGGTCGCGCCGCCAGCGGAGGCACTGGATCGCGGTCCAGGACCCCACGTAGACGAGCGCCAGAGGTGCGGCGAGATTGCGGCGGGCGAGCCAGACGCGGTTGCGCGCGTTCAGCCGGTAGTAGTCGGCGTGACGGGTCGGCTGGATGACCGGGTGCTGGGCGACGAGCTCTCCCGCGTACCAGGCGGTGCGACCCGTGTCCCAGACCCGCCAGGCCAGCTCGATGCCCTCGTGCGCGTAGAAGAACGGAGCCGCCCAGCCGCCCGTCCGGGCGAACACGTCGCGCCGCAGCACGACCGCTCCCTCCCAGACCGAGAAGACGGGGCCGGAGCGGCGGGGGTCGCCCTTGAGGATCCGCGGGATCCAGCGCCTTGGGCTCGGCGTGCCGTCCGTGCTGTCGACGCGGGGCTGCACCAGGCCGATGCGGCGGTTCGAGGCGAGCAGCGCGATCGCGTCGACGAGGAAGCGGGGAGACGGGATCCGGGCGTCGTCGTCGAGGAAGAAGAGGTACTCCCCCGCGACGGCGTCGACTCCGGCGTTCCGGCCCGCGGGGATGCCGAGGTTCTCGGGCAGCGCCAGGGCGCGCACTCCCTCGGGCAGGCCGTCGGGCTCCCAGCCGTTGCCGACGCAGACGACGTCCAGCTCGACGCCCTCCTGCGCGAGGACGCCGGCCAGCCCCGCGGCGAGGTCGTCGGGCCGGGTCCCCTGCGTCAGGACGACGACGGCGACCCGCGGCTCAGGAGCGGACACGCTTGGACGCCATGATCGCGACGAAGTGGCCGACCAGGGCGAGGAGGGCGAGCGGCAGCAGCGCCCCGACGAGGACCCGGTCGGCCGTGCCCGCTCCGACGACGAGGCCCACGAGGGCGGTCGCGAAGGCCAGCATCGTCAGCTCGACGGAGTGGTAGAGGCGGTGGAAGGGCAGGAAGCGGGCCGCGCGGCGAAGCCCCGCCAGCCCGGACGAGGACGGCACCGCCTCGCCCTTCGTGTCCGCCAGCTTCGTGAGACCGGCGTTCGCGCGCGCCACGTGCACCATGTCGTTGAGCGCCTTGTTGAGGACGATCACCAGGGCCAGGGCGAAGCCGATCGTCGTCCAGAGGAAGTCCGCCGGCGCCTCGAACGGGACGCCCGCCGCCCGCAGTCCGAGCGCGATCGGGATCAGCGCCTCGGTCGTGTAGTGCCCGACCTTGTCGAGGAACACGCCCGCCGGCGAGGACGTGCGGCGCCAGCGCGCGACCTCGCCGTCGCAGCAGTCCACCAGCATCTGCAGCTGGCCGAGGAGCAGCGCCAGCGCCGCTCCGGCGATCCCCGGGATCAGGAGGGCTGCCGCCGCGCTCCAGCCGACCAGGATCATCAGCCCGGTGACGCCGTTCGCCGAGATCGAGGTCTTCAGCAGCAGCCAGGTCAGGTAGGGCGAGAAGCGGCGCAGGTAGAGCGACGCCGTCCAGTGCTCGGCGTTGCGGCGCCCGCGCACCTCCGGGGGCTGCGCGACGGCGCGCAGCTCGGCGATGGAGCGGGGTCTCGTCGTCGTGGTCATGCGCCCCTCGGCGAGTCGGACCGCGGCTGGTGGCGGTGGGCGGAGATGTTGCTGGTCAGCCCGGCGAAGCCGAGCACGAAGCCGGTCCCCCAGGCCACGTGGACCGCCGGGATGACCACGGCGAACCACAGCATCGCACGCGCGCCGTCCGGCCGCGCGACCACGAGAGTGGCCGCCGCCACCAGGAGGAGGTAGGCGGCGGGCACCGCGAACCCGAGCAGGAGCCAGGGCGCGGCTCCGGCGAGCACCTGGACGACTCCCGCCAGCCCGACGAGCAGCCCGATCGCGAGCATCGCGACGAGCACGGGCGGAGCGAAGTAGCGCAGCGACCGCGAGGCCGGGAACATCCGGGTGAGCTCGCCCCGCCACATCCCGGTCGAGAGGAACTGCCGGAGCAGCGCGCGCATCGAGGGCCGCGGCCGGTAGGTGACGGTGAGGCGCGGAGTGAACCAGACGACCTCGCCGCGCTCGCGCAGCCGCCGGTTCAGCTCCCAGTCCTGCCCGCGCTTGAAGCGCTCGTCGAACAGGCCGGCGCGCTCGAGGGCGGAGCGGCGGAAGACGCCGAGGTACACCGTGTCGGCCGGGCCCTCCTCGCCTCCCACGTGGTGGGGCGTGCCGCCCAGCCCGATGCGGGAGCCGTAGGCCCGGGCGACCGCGCGCTGGAACGGGGTGAGGCCCTCCGCCGCCATCACTCCGCCGACGTTCGCCGCTCCGGAGCGCTGCAGCGCCTCGACCGCCGTGCGCGCGTACTCGGGCGGCAGGACGGAGTGCGCGTCGACCCGGACGACGACCGGGTGGCGCGAGGCG
This window harbors:
- a CDS encoding glycosyltransferase family 2 protein, yielding MQHEIPEDDLSDLPGVSYVMPVLNEVAHVRAAVDSLLHQDYTGPFDVVLAVAPSIDGTEQLVAELSAADPRIRVVPNEVGSTPAGLNAAIRASRHPVVVRVDAHSVLPPEYARTAVEALQRSGAANVGGVMAAEGLTPFQRAVARAYGSRIGLGGTPHHVGGEEGPADTVYLGVFRRSALERAGLFDERFKRGQDWELNRRLRERGEVVWFTPRLTVTYRPRPSMRALLRQFLSTGMWRGELTRMFPASRSLRYFAPPVLVAMLAIGLLVGLAGVVQVLAGAAPWLLLGFAVPAAYLLLVAAATLVVARPDGARAMLWFAVVIPAVHVAWGTGFVLGFAGLTSNISAHRHQPRSDSPRGA
- a CDS encoding amylosucrase, whose product is MTAVRERLGAVDDEFSGRLDEHLPRLVDLLATVYAGRDDLEDQLVAIVELAAASWEERPEELRALDRAREQHPTWFLSNKALGGVCYVDRYAGDLEGLRAEIPYLREIGLNYLHLMPLFDAPEGESDGGYAVSSYRRVRPDLGDMEQLRGLASELREQGIALVVDFVFNHTSNEHEWAQRALAGEQRFEDYYWIYPDREQPDAFERTTREIFPDDHPGSFVQLEDGRWVWATFHRYQWDLNYSNPEVFRAMAGEMLFLANQGVDALRMDAVAFIWKELGTTCESQPQAHLLLRAFNEVCRLAAPALLFKSEAIVHPDEVIEYIDVEECQLSYNPLQMALTWEALATRDVRLLSQALERRHALPEGTAWVNYVRGHDDIGWTFADEDAAELGIDAAGHRRFLNDFYTDRFDGTFARGVPFQENPRTGDRRVSGTTASLAGVEAGDAYGIDRVLLAHSIALSTGGLPLLYLGDEVGQLNDHGYLDDPTTAGDSRWVNRPRRPAERYDEREVPGTAASEVFGGLLHLIAVRKAVPMFAGTELSVFDPVNDHVLGYQRPGDGESVLVLANVSDEVQEVAAERFVGFAAEAVDLVTEIAVDLREGFRLAPLQFVWLRVTPA
- a CDS encoding glycosyltransferase is translated as MSAPEPRVAVVVLTQGTRPDDLAAGLAGVLAQEGVELDVVCVGNGWEPDGLPEGVRALALPENLGIPAGRNAGVDAVAGEYLFFLDDDARIPSPRFLVDAIALLASNRRIGLVQPRVDSTDGTPSPRRWIPRILKGDPRRSGPVFSVWEGAVVLRRDVFARTGGWAAPFFYAHEGIELAWRVWDTGRTAWYAGELVAQHPVIQPTRHADYYRLNARNRVWLARRNLAAPLALVYVGSWTAIQCLRWRRDPAALRAWFAGWREGWRSDPGGRRVLSARTVLRMAFAGRPPIV
- a CDS encoding AI-2E family transporter is translated as MMTPRAFARSRRRRSAPAQPAVEPDIVVSADPEKPVFTIRSFRIGLFGALGVLVALVLGGLVVQLGTVLTYIFVALFFALGLDPLVSWLESKRLPRPLAITAVFAAVVLIFAGLLVYIIPILVEQLTMFVTSAPQIVTDIASQQWVLDLEQQLRGVIDIDELIESVQSFIGNPNNLLSLGGGLIAVGTGIASGVTGAVIVLILTLYFLASLRSMKAVAYRFAPASHRAKAHEVGDEITGAVGRYVVGQVSLAGVNGVLTFILLLSIGAPVPALLACVAFLGSLIPLVGTLSGAVIISLACLLASPLTALVAAIYYLVYMQVEAYLLSPRIMNKAVSVPGAVVVIAAVAGGTIAGVLGALVAIPVAASVIIVVQKVVFPRQDAK
- a CDS encoding PLP-dependent aminotransferase family protein, whose product is MASGDLEIPLLLGPSPRGSVRAGLAEALRQAVLDGRYRAGDPIPSSRVLAERLGVSRGSVVAAVDQLVGEGYLVAHPRAAVTVASDGLLAPAPQEPRPEYRETVVPPAAADLRPGRPDTRALDTPEWRAAWRLALASPPSAPPRGSGDPALREQIAEQLRRSRGVDVQASDMVVTSGTAGAVALLARAASASLGREVRVAVEDPGYPAVRRRLRADGHEVVGVPVRGDGIDLDALASSGADVVVVTPSHQYPTGGRLALAERLELVRRASAGPLLVVEDDYDSEFRYVGAPLPALASLDSGGGVAHVGSFSKTVSPWLRIAYLAVPPASWLRGALAGLDDEKDASASGPTQAALAQFMASGAFRRHLTRSRRRYAHRRELVHAFGESVPWGRASGLDGGLHVVLSLPAPLDAHAVAAALLREGLLVATLHEYALSGRAATEALVLGYGHVGDLELAAALDLVDRTVRALAAGAVRGIPGG
- a CDS encoding CDP-alcohol phosphatidyltransferase family protein gives rise to the protein MTTTTRPRSIAELRAVAQPPEVRGRRNAEHWTASLYLRRFSPYLTWLLLKTSISANGVTGLMILVGWSAAAALLIPGIAGAALALLLGQLQMLVDCCDGEVARWRRTSSPAGVFLDKVGHYTTEALIPIALGLRAAGVPFEAPADFLWTTIGFALALVIVLNKALNDMVHVARANAGLTKLADTKGEAVPSSSGLAGLRRAARFLPFHRLYHSVELTMLAFATALVGLVVGAGTADRVLVGALLPLALLALVGHFVAIMASKRVRS
- a CDS encoding pyridoxamine 5'-phosphate oxidase family protein, encoding MDSLPVTDRTRVSRLRDRQRTDPAELHALLDEALVAHVAVVRDGAAIVLPILFARDGDSLLLHGSSGGGLLREAARHSLLTASVTLVDGLVVARSTFDSSMNYRSAMVIGRAEVLEGEEKARALDLLVARLLPGRDEEVRASTAREIAATLVLRLPLAEASLKVRAHGAGDEPEAGVWAGVVPLVTRTLAPVPTEEGVAVPESVRRFSAAVDGAVPPWR